In one Amyelois transitella isolate CPQ chromosome 22, ilAmyTran1.1, whole genome shotgun sequence genomic region, the following are encoded:
- the LOC106130005 gene encoding eukaryotic translation initiation factor 4E transporter isoform X2, producing MVSKEVAPVVDVTKKKRRRRRSGKGSALRRARRSAKLASLEKVVGISSPVKCAVHAFLMRYQSALRKVPAQLPPRVHAGPPSKRVKRVSWRHDESISASGGGDPAVLAMGPARRPLTYTRDELMRLRNSPLVKKGLENAFVGCEALALVLKRRSDSPNEDDRGARGDAPNENHKGVYGRDRERRSADPRERVRKESETGAGGVGIVLSPQRRSFTSGCGAPTAAAPPAPPHVARTRPESPLAAAPAAAAPAAKTDQAGAGRRIGSGRIMVRDVPADSWGDERDYRAEPYRPPHSRGGDARPANDRYDRRSFSRDSYSSDIKRERDDRFNNEKGRDREDNRRSGGRFSQRRFEKEDEPEWFSGGPTSQLETIELRGFDEPTKKASQPPAKEEKWNGSRARADTSSPETSSNSNASGSTAPAADNNEKEAVVENKPEEGVTGDQQDFNLDDFLKFDTIPDVLTNGSGESERGSRFSRWFRRESPTNEGRHYERLLHNIMDEAESAPRSPPHAFAPISPARPPSLLQLLRQHDAPSAGSNASGNAMGGKIHSLEELEARLRPQHAPPTHEHDLSAFKRLLAQVSGGHAVPADQPRPPPQPLSIMQMLNKSVEQQQKSQQQPQIPSELLYKLLQVQRQQQQQQQQQQQQQQQQQQQQQQSVDMGIHSADRELLQRPEAQAIVHGLKAGEITVQHLIQQLGNPGLQSRHREVLQTILRIHQQQQQRQQLASSPLPPGVGAAPHLVVPPHHQPLRLSPLPHPGVPGRIPSPRELVAHTQSIMQGALIKKKLEEQKENYRRRHEMQSKQPTPISFTPTSVLRKMTAEKECEAPLPKQQQQWAHKVPQGRPIVKGNQSGAPPMGYPSTPDYQPQYLNQQQQMVGGVRPFPTHPQQRQQVPNSYNNMNNMRGMAGGTTLHQLLVQSHQRSLNEMGAGGAGVGGGDNQLARWFSPELLARASAGKLPSVHVPNALSLEDLERHHHSPAPPVRN from the exons ATGGTCAGCAAGGAGGTTGCGCCTGTAGTTGACGTAACGAAAAAGAAGAGAAGGAGACGTAGATCAGGGAAGGGATCTGCCTTGAGACGTGCCAGGAGGAGCGCGAAGCTTGCTTCTTTGGAAAAAGTTGTGGGAATTTCTTCGCCGGTGAAGTGCGCTGTGCATGCGTTTCTGATGCGGTATCAGAGTGCTCTGAGGAAGGTGCCGGCGCAGCTGCCGCCGAGGGTCCACGCGGGCCCGCCCTCGAAAAGGGTCAAGCGTGTTTCGTGGC GTCACGATGAGTCCATATCGGCGAGCGGGGGCGGCGACCCGGCTGTGCTCGCGATGGGCCCCGCCCGCCGACCGCTCACCTACACGCGGGACGAGCTGATGCGCCTGCGCAACTCGCCGCTCGTCAAGAAGGGGCTCGAGAACGCGTTCGTCGGCTGCGAAGCTTTGGCCCT CGTGCTGAAGAGACGTTCCGATTCGCCGAACGAAGACGACCGAGGTGCGAGAGGGGACGCCCCTAACGAAAACCATAAG GGCGTGTACGGGCGCGACCGCGAGCGGCGGTCGGCGGACCCGCGGGAGCGCGTGCGCAAGGAGAGCGAGACCGGCGCGGGCGGCGTCGGCATCGTGCTGTCTCCGCAACGCAG GTCGTTCACGTCGGGCTGCGGCGCGCCGACGGCGGCGGCGCCCCCCGCGCCCCCGCACGTGGCGCGCACGCGGCCCGAGTCCCCGCTggccgccgcgcccgccgccgccgcgcccgccgccaaGACCGACCAGG CGGGCGCCGGCCGCCGCATCGGCTCCGGCCGCATCATGGTGCGCGACGTGCCGGCCGACTCGTGGGGCGACGAGCGCGACTACCGCGCGGAGCCCTACCGCCCGCCGCACAGCCGCGGCGGCGACGCCCGCCCCGCCAACGACAG ATACGACCGCCGCTCGTTCAGCCGAGACTCCTACTCCTCTGACATCAAGAGGGAGAGGGACGATAGATTCAACAACGAGAAGGGCCGAGACAG AGAGGACAACCGCAGATCTGGTGGTCGCTTCTCTCAACGTCGATTTGAGAAAGAAGATGAACCCGAATG GTTTAGTGGAGGGCCCACATCTCAGCTGGAGACGATAGAGCTGCGCGGCTTCGACGAACCCACCAAGAAGGCCAGCCAGCCGCCCGCCAAAGAAgag AAATGGAATGGGTCCCGGGCCCGGGCGGACACCTCGTCGCCGGAGACGTCCAGCAACAGTAACGCCAGCGGCAGCACTGCGCCGGCGGCGGACAACAAC GAGAAAGAGGCCGTTGTCGAGAATAAGCCGGAAGAGGGCGTGACTGGTGATCAGCAAGACTTCAATTTGGACGACTTCCTCAAATTCGACACCATTCCTGACGTGCTCACG AACGGGAGCGGTGAGTCGGAGCGAGGCAGCCGCTTCAGCCGCTGGTTCCGCCGCGAGAGCCCCACCAACGAGGGCAGACATTACGAGAGGCTGTTGCATAATATTATGGACG AGGCGGAGAGCGCGCCCCGCTCGCCGCCGCACGCGTTCGCGCCGATCTCGCCCGCGCGCCCGCCCTCGCTGCTGCAGCTGCTGCGACAGCACGACG CGCCCTCTGCCGGATCTAACGCGAGTGGCAACGCCATGGGCGGGAAAATCCACAGCTTGGAAGAGCTCGAGGCCCGACTGAGGCCGCAGCACGCGCCGCCGACACACGAACACGATCTGTCTGCTTTTAAGCGACTG CTGGCGCAGGTGTCGGGCGGGCACGCGGTCCCCGCCGACCAGCCCAGGCCGCCGCCGCAGCCGCTCAGCATCATGCAG ATGTTGAACAAGAGTGTGGAACAACAGCAGAAGTCTCAACAGCAGCCGCAGATCCCGTCGGAGCTCCTTTACAAGCTCCTGCAGGTCCAG CGTCAGCAACAACAGCAGCAGCAACAAcagcaacaacaacaacaacagcagcagcaacaacaacaacaatcaGTTGACATGGGCATCCACAGCGCTGACAGGGAACTGCTGCAGAGGCCCGAGGCGCAGGCCATTGTTCACG GTCTGAAAGCTGGCGAGATAACTGTTCAGCATCTGATCCAGCAGCTCGGCAACCCGGGGCTGCAGAGCAGGCACAGGGAGGTGCTGCAGACCATCCTCAGGATACATCAGCAGCAGCAGCAGAGACAG CAACTGGCGAGCTCCCCGCTGCCGCCGGGCGTGGGCGCGGCGCCCCACCTGGTGGTGCCTCCGCATCATCAGCCGCTCCGACTCTCGCCTTTACCGCATCCag GTGTACCCGGGCGGATCCCGTCGCCCCGCGAGCTAGTTGCGCACACGCAGTCCATAATGCAGGGCGCGCTCATCAAAAAGAAGCTGGAGGAGCAGAAGGAGAACTACCGCCGGCGGCACGAGATGCAGAGCAAGCAGCCCACGCCCATCTCCTTCACACCCACCTCG GTGCTTCGTAAGATGACGGCTGAGAAGGAATGCGAAGCGCCGCTTCCGAAGCAACAGCAGCAATGGGCGCATAAAGTGCCTCAAGGCAGGCCCATTGTCAAG GGCAACCAAAGCGGCGCTCCACCGATGGGCTACCCCTCCACACCGGACTACCAGCCGCAGTATCTCAACCAGCAGCAG CAAATGGTGGGTGGTGTTCGTCCGTTCCCTACACATCCTCAACAGAGACAACAAGTACCTAATtcg TACAACAACATGAACAACATGCGCGGCATGGCCGGAGGCACCACGTTGCACCAACTCCTTGTCCAGTCGCATCAGAGGTCCCTAAATG aaATGGGCGCCGGAGGAGCCGGCGTGGGCGGCGGCGACAACCAACTCGCGCGGTGGTTCTCCCCGGAGCTGCTGGCGCGGGCCTCCGCCGGCAAGCTGCCCTCGGTGCACGTGCCCAACGCGCTGTCGCTGGAGGACCTCGAGCGGCACCACCACTCGCCGGCGCCGCCCGTGCGCAACTGA
- the LOC106130005 gene encoding eukaryotic translation initiation factor 4E transporter isoform X1 — MSAVNLLSSLKEKPSDDSLKDGSIIEGHDESISASGGGDPAVLAMGPARRPLTYTRDELMRLRNSPLVKKGLENAFVGCEALALVLKRRSDSPNEDDRGARGDAPNENHKGVYGRDRERRSADPRERVRKESETGAGGVGIVLSPQRRSFTSGCGAPTAAAPPAPPHVARTRPESPLAAAPAAAAPAAKTDQAGAGRRIGSGRIMVRDVPADSWGDERDYRAEPYRPPHSRGGDARPANDRYDRRSFSRDSYSSDIKRERDDRFNNEKGRDREDNRRSGGRFSQRRFEKEDEPEWFSGGPTSQLETIELRGFDEPTKKASQPPAKEEKWNGSRARADTSSPETSSNSNASGSTAPAADNNEKEAVVENKPEEGVTGDQQDFNLDDFLKFDTIPDVLTNGSGESERGSRFSRWFRRESPTNEGRHYERLLHNIMDEAESAPRSPPHAFAPISPARPPSLLQLLRQHDAPSAGSNASGNAMGGKIHSLEELEARLRPQHAPPTHEHDLSAFKRLLAQVSGGHAVPADQPRPPPQPLSIMQMLNKSVEQQQKSQQQPQIPSELLYKLLQVQRQQQQQQQQQQQQQQQQQQQQQQSVDMGIHSADRELLQRPEAQAIVHGLKAGEITVQHLIQQLGNPGLQSRHREVLQTILRIHQQQQQRQQLASSPLPPGVGAAPHLVVPPHHQPLRLSPLPHPGVPGRIPSPRELVAHTQSIMQGALIKKKLEEQKENYRRRHEMQSKQPTPISFTPTSVLRKMTAEKECEAPLPKQQQQWAHKVPQGRPIVKGNQSGAPPMGYPSTPDYQPQYLNQQQQMVGGVRPFPTHPQQRQQVPNSYNNMNNMRGMAGGTTLHQLLVQSHQRSLNEMGAGGAGVGGGDNQLARWFSPELLARASAGKLPSVHVPNALSLEDLERHHHSPAPPVRN; from the exons ATGTCAGCTGTGAACTTATTATCGTCTTTGAAAGAGAAACCTAGCGACGATAGCCTGAAGGATGGCTCTATTATTGAAG GTCACGATGAGTCCATATCGGCGAGCGGGGGCGGCGACCCGGCTGTGCTCGCGATGGGCCCCGCCCGCCGACCGCTCACCTACACGCGGGACGAGCTGATGCGCCTGCGCAACTCGCCGCTCGTCAAGAAGGGGCTCGAGAACGCGTTCGTCGGCTGCGAAGCTTTGGCCCT CGTGCTGAAGAGACGTTCCGATTCGCCGAACGAAGACGACCGAGGTGCGAGAGGGGACGCCCCTAACGAAAACCATAAG GGCGTGTACGGGCGCGACCGCGAGCGGCGGTCGGCGGACCCGCGGGAGCGCGTGCGCAAGGAGAGCGAGACCGGCGCGGGCGGCGTCGGCATCGTGCTGTCTCCGCAACGCAG GTCGTTCACGTCGGGCTGCGGCGCGCCGACGGCGGCGGCGCCCCCCGCGCCCCCGCACGTGGCGCGCACGCGGCCCGAGTCCCCGCTggccgccgcgcccgccgccgccgcgcccgccgccaaGACCGACCAGG CGGGCGCCGGCCGCCGCATCGGCTCCGGCCGCATCATGGTGCGCGACGTGCCGGCCGACTCGTGGGGCGACGAGCGCGACTACCGCGCGGAGCCCTACCGCCCGCCGCACAGCCGCGGCGGCGACGCCCGCCCCGCCAACGACAG ATACGACCGCCGCTCGTTCAGCCGAGACTCCTACTCCTCTGACATCAAGAGGGAGAGGGACGATAGATTCAACAACGAGAAGGGCCGAGACAG AGAGGACAACCGCAGATCTGGTGGTCGCTTCTCTCAACGTCGATTTGAGAAAGAAGATGAACCCGAATG GTTTAGTGGAGGGCCCACATCTCAGCTGGAGACGATAGAGCTGCGCGGCTTCGACGAACCCACCAAGAAGGCCAGCCAGCCGCCCGCCAAAGAAgag AAATGGAATGGGTCCCGGGCCCGGGCGGACACCTCGTCGCCGGAGACGTCCAGCAACAGTAACGCCAGCGGCAGCACTGCGCCGGCGGCGGACAACAAC GAGAAAGAGGCCGTTGTCGAGAATAAGCCGGAAGAGGGCGTGACTGGTGATCAGCAAGACTTCAATTTGGACGACTTCCTCAAATTCGACACCATTCCTGACGTGCTCACG AACGGGAGCGGTGAGTCGGAGCGAGGCAGCCGCTTCAGCCGCTGGTTCCGCCGCGAGAGCCCCACCAACGAGGGCAGACATTACGAGAGGCTGTTGCATAATATTATGGACG AGGCGGAGAGCGCGCCCCGCTCGCCGCCGCACGCGTTCGCGCCGATCTCGCCCGCGCGCCCGCCCTCGCTGCTGCAGCTGCTGCGACAGCACGACG CGCCCTCTGCCGGATCTAACGCGAGTGGCAACGCCATGGGCGGGAAAATCCACAGCTTGGAAGAGCTCGAGGCCCGACTGAGGCCGCAGCACGCGCCGCCGACACACGAACACGATCTGTCTGCTTTTAAGCGACTG CTGGCGCAGGTGTCGGGCGGGCACGCGGTCCCCGCCGACCAGCCCAGGCCGCCGCCGCAGCCGCTCAGCATCATGCAG ATGTTGAACAAGAGTGTGGAACAACAGCAGAAGTCTCAACAGCAGCCGCAGATCCCGTCGGAGCTCCTTTACAAGCTCCTGCAGGTCCAG CGTCAGCAACAACAGCAGCAGCAACAAcagcaacaacaacaacaacagcagcagcaacaacaacaacaatcaGTTGACATGGGCATCCACAGCGCTGACAGGGAACTGCTGCAGAGGCCCGAGGCGCAGGCCATTGTTCACG GTCTGAAAGCTGGCGAGATAACTGTTCAGCATCTGATCCAGCAGCTCGGCAACCCGGGGCTGCAGAGCAGGCACAGGGAGGTGCTGCAGACCATCCTCAGGATACATCAGCAGCAGCAGCAGAGACAG CAACTGGCGAGCTCCCCGCTGCCGCCGGGCGTGGGCGCGGCGCCCCACCTGGTGGTGCCTCCGCATCATCAGCCGCTCCGACTCTCGCCTTTACCGCATCCag GTGTACCCGGGCGGATCCCGTCGCCCCGCGAGCTAGTTGCGCACACGCAGTCCATAATGCAGGGCGCGCTCATCAAAAAGAAGCTGGAGGAGCAGAAGGAGAACTACCGCCGGCGGCACGAGATGCAGAGCAAGCAGCCCACGCCCATCTCCTTCACACCCACCTCG GTGCTTCGTAAGATGACGGCTGAGAAGGAATGCGAAGCGCCGCTTCCGAAGCAACAGCAGCAATGGGCGCATAAAGTGCCTCAAGGCAGGCCCATTGTCAAG GGCAACCAAAGCGGCGCTCCACCGATGGGCTACCCCTCCACACCGGACTACCAGCCGCAGTATCTCAACCAGCAGCAG CAAATGGTGGGTGGTGTTCGTCCGTTCCCTACACATCCTCAACAGAGACAACAAGTACCTAATtcg TACAACAACATGAACAACATGCGCGGCATGGCCGGAGGCACCACGTTGCACCAACTCCTTGTCCAGTCGCATCAGAGGTCCCTAAATG aaATGGGCGCCGGAGGAGCCGGCGTGGGCGGCGGCGACAACCAACTCGCGCGGTGGTTCTCCCCGGAGCTGCTGGCGCGGGCCTCCGCCGGCAAGCTGCCCTCGGTGCACGTGCCCAACGCGCTGTCGCTGGAGGACCTCGAGCGGCACCACCACTCGCCGGCGCCGCCCGTGCGCAACTGA